The genomic DNA CATTCCGCTTTCCAGTGTTTACTGAAACTGTATCAGACGTATTTCTCCGTGTTAACATCGATTTCATTAAAAAGGTTTTAATATGATCAGGGTCTTTCGAAGAAGTGTCACTTTGATTTGGTAActtgtttcctttctctgcATGTGGAAGCTCACTATGTTTTCGGATTTGTTTCCGCTGTTTGTTTAACCCAGCCTTCTCTCTTAAGTTTACTCTTTGTCCCTCAAGAATTGAACAAGAGAGTGGTAGTTTGCTATCCAaggatttttcctttaaacTCTGCCTTGCATTTCCTTCTTCGCTATTGTTTTCCCCATTTTCGTCAGAAACAATAGGTATACGTTTTTGCATGCCGGGAGAAACTTCGTGGTTTCGTAAACACGACGATGACAAATTTTCCCTATGTTTTCTACACAAATCTGAATTCAGTTGGTGAATTGTCAGATCAGaaaattgtcttctttttaaaagaaCTTCAACTCTACTCTTTACAccgttgttgtattttttagcttttgttaGAGTTGGTAATTTTAGGCAGTCTTCAGTTCTGATGTCTTTTAATACATCACGGCGTCCATCATTCTcagataactttttttcctcttcgttTGAAACTTGTCCTTTAAAACTTTTGTCTTCATTTCTCGCTGCTTTACTGTTTCCAGAAGGACGTGCTTTTATGACTGATGAACTCAAGTTGACATCGCTTGCGGTTATTTGAGGCATGATGTCTATTGCGTTCGTTCCAGTCGGTTAGAGCTAGATTCAAGTTCTTCTTTCAGAAAATTCGACGCAAATTCACCAAAGCTTAGCTTAAGATAAAGCCACGTCTAACCTGCTTATTTTTAGCAACGCGTCCAGTAATTAAAATCCCATCTCGTTATCGGCATAGTTTCTACTCCATGACAATTGCTTCGTAAGTCTTTTAATCCGTAAATGAACTGCGAACATGCTCTTTGGCATCTCAAGGACTCATTAATGTTTGAAAGAATCTTTTGTTTGGTCTTTTTGTTTAGAAAGGGCGATAATTTTTGAGGAATATGTTAATAATCGATTGCGCATTGTTCAAAACCATTGTACTGTGTCCGTACTGGCATGACTACCCTTAAAGTGaatgttaaaacaaaagcaTTCGTAAGGATAAATACTTTTAGCGAGAACTGTCTTCATTATCTCTTAGGAGACCTTTGAAAGGTTAGTTTACAGTCTGTCCGTTTGCAGGTCGTGGCTGTACAATTCGTGTTGACacagaaaatgttttctttgttaaaacaCGGTCAGTGTTGCTTTGATACTACGACTTCGTATTTGCAAGAGATAATGTGACGTCATTATGTCATGAACTGTGAAATCCAAACTGATTTCACAAGTGATCTTATTTCATGCTTTCCTTTATGAGATCCTTTGGAATTGGAAGTTTGTGATCCATCACAAAAATGCGACGACAAATAAATCCTTGAACAATCAACAGATCAGTGTCAGTATGTCAGAAGTGTACTTGTTAGAAGTGGACTTGTCCTAAATatatgtttttaatattttcctcgCTAATTGATGTCTTAGCatctgcgcacctacccctcccctattaTGACAgtaacccaacattaaccccagtttg from Pocillopora verrucosa isolate sample1 chromosome 2, ASM3666991v2, whole genome shotgun sequence includes the following:
- the LOC131773753 gene encoding uncharacterized protein, giving the protein MPQITASDVNLSSSVIKARPSGNSKAARNEDKSFKGQVSNEEEKKLSENDGRRDVLKDIRTEDCLKLPTLTKAKKYNNGVKSRVEVLLKRRQFSDLTIHQLNSDLCRKHRENLSSSCLRNHEVSPGMQKRIPIVSDENGENNSEEGNARQSLKEKSLDSKLPLSCSILEGQRVNLREKAGLNKQRKQIRKHSELPHAEKGNKLPNQSDTSSKDPDHIKTFLMKSMLTRRNTSDTVSVNTGKRNDRPVFHLPKADKYDISPRGLIDNQVCSVFRVKDVKSSSLFYPSFNNAWSPNRDNYRIKHSVFKAFAQQPAVFIREPSPVAGVKIHLKEHEDSFTEAIQAVEKTNALTSAVDTAVTRQVKKFVVRLPPIC